CCAACGCGATCTTTGAGTACCTGGAGATCTTCCACAACCGTCAACGCCGGCACTCGGCGATCGGCTGGCTGGCACCCGTAGAGTTTGAGAACAAGAAATCGAGCACCGTGGCCTGAGAATCCAGAAACACGGCTCCACCAAACTCAGGACATGCCATCCAGCAGCAGCCGTGCCAGGACCGCTCCGGTGACCACGGGGGACAGCAGGAGTGCGGAGGCGACGGCCTGAGCCGCGACGGCGGAGCGAAGGGGCCAGCGCACGGGGGACAACAGCTCTCTGACAGCTGCCCAGGGCGCTCGGGGCTTAACCCCGGATCTTGGACACGCTGAACCCGACAGGTGTCGGGAGGAAGCGAGAATCAGGGCATGGCCCGCAAGACCTACTCCGAGGAGTTCCGCCGACAGGCGGTCGACCTCTACCTGCACACCCCGGGCGCCACCTTCAAGGCGATCGCTTCAGACCTGGGCATCTCCCGGGGCACCCTGCAGAACTGGGTCTACGCCCAGCACCCGCCACGCCCCAGGCGCCCCAGCCAAGAGCGAGAGTGCCTCAGCCAGGATCGCCCGTCTGGAGGCCGCCCTGGCCGCCGAACAGGCCGAACGCCAAAAGCTCGAGACCGAACGCGACATCCTGCGCCAGGCGGCCAAGTATTTCGCCGGGGAGACGAACTGGTGAACCGCTTCCAGTTCGTCGCCGACCACCGACACACCTTCGAGGTGAAGCGGTTGTGCGAGGTCATCGGCCTGGCCCGATCCTCCTTCTACGCCTGGCTCAAGGCCACACCCGCCCGGGCGGCCCGCCGGGTGGCGGACCTGGCCCCAGCCGAGCGGATCCGCACCCTGCAGGACCCCGACCAAGGCGGCGATGCCGCCTACGGGGCGCCCAGGATCACCGCCGACCTCAACGAGGGAGCAGCCGAGGATGCACGGATCAACCACAAGAAGGTCGCCCGCCTGATGCCCGAGCACGACCTGGCCGGGATCCGGCTTCGCCGACGGGTGCGCACCACCACCTCCGACCAGTCCGAGCGCAAGCACCCCGACCTGCTGGGCCGAGACTTCACCGCCCACAACATCGGCGAGAAGCACGTCGGGGACATCACCTACCTGCCACTCGCGGACGGGCGCAACCTCTACCTGGCCACGGTCATCGACCTGTGCTCACGCAAGCTCGCCGGGTGGGCGCTGGCCGACCATATGCGTACTGACCTGGTCATCGACGCTCTGCG
This DNA window, taken from Nocardiopsis exhalans, encodes the following:
- a CDS encoding IS3 family transposase — encoded protein: MQVELLDRRRWRTRMELANAIFEYLEIFHNRQRRHSAIGWLAPVEFENKKSSTVA
- a CDS encoding IS3 family transposase, with the protein product MARKTYSEEFRRQAVDLYLHTPGATFKAIASDLGISRGTLQNWVYAQHPPRPRRPSQERECLSQDRPSGGRPGRRTGRTPKARDRTRHPAPGGQVFRRGDELVNRFQFVADHRHTFEVKRLCEVIGLARSSFYAWLKATPARAARRVADLAPAERIRTLQDPDQGGDAAYGAPRITADLNEGAAEDARINHKKVARLMPEHDLAGIRLRRRVRTTTSDQSERKHPDLLGRDFTAHNIGEKHVGDITYLPLADGRNLYLATVIDLCSRKLAGWALADHMRTDLVIDALRAASRERGSLDGAVFHSDHGSVYTSRAYRQVCAEPGVVQSMGAIGLSADNAAAESFNATLKRETLAGEAVYANEAVLRRTVFRWAHRYNTRRRHSHCGNVSPNDFEASRASTMAIAA